A region of the Longimicrobium sp. genome:
GGCGTGGGCCATCATCAGGTACTTGGCTTCGGTGTTGGCGTAGGTGCGCTGCCACGTGCGGGCGATGAAGGTGAAGCCGATCTCCACGCGGCGGTGCGCGGCGGCGATGGACCGGAAGCGCGTGCTTCCCACCACCGCGCCGGACGCACCGTCCACGATCGTGAACGCGAGCTCGCTCCCGGCAGCGAACTGCGCCCGCGCATCGTGCAGGAACGGGCCGAGATCCCGCGGATGCGGAACCACCGTGACGGGGATCTCCCAAAGCGACCCATCCTCGATCGCGGCGGCCAGTCCGGGCAGGTGCCGCTCGCACAGCGGCTCCAGTACGATGCGCGAGCCGCGCAGCGTCGTCTTCTCCACCCTCATCGGGCGGAGTCCGCCAGCTCGCGGAATTCCAGGCGGTTCAGCTGCATCTGGGGAATGAGCAGCCGGCGGCGCCGTGCGTCGTAGCCGATCGCCGCCGGGGAGGGCGTGCCCCGCGCGGCGACGGACCACGACCCGCCGGAGAACCGGTAGACCGCCTCGGCCTCCCAGCTGGAAACCAGCAGCGAGCCGTCCTCCAGCGCCACGACGCCGTCCAGTGCTCCGTGAGGCGGCTTCGGCAGGTCCGCCCGCCGCCCGTCCGGGGCCACGCGGTACACCTCTCCGCTCCCGACGGAGACGACCACCACGTGGCCGGAGCCGTCCACCGCCACGCCGTTCGGGTTGCCGAGCGCCGGGCCGCGCGCCACCACGACGGGGCGCCCGCTCGTGTCGAAGCGGTACAGGGCATCGGTGCCCGACGGGGCGAGCGCACCGGCTTCGGAGGCGAACCCGGTGTCGGTGACGTACAACGTGCCGTCGCGCCCCACGGCCAGGTCGTTGAGGAAGGTGGCGCCCGGCACGAACCGGCTTCCGATCGGCCGGCCGGTCCTGCGGTGAAAGGCGCGCACCACGTCGATGTCGGCCACGAACAGCGTATCGCCGCGGATCGCCATCCCCTTGGGCGCATGGAGCTCGACACCGTCACGTCCGCCCTCGATCCACTTCAGCGAGATCACCCGCCCGTCCGGCGCCACGCGTGAGATGAAGCCGTTCCCGTCGCGCGCGGCCGGGCCGCCATGGACGTTGGAAACCAGGTACACGTCGGCGCGCGGGTCGTGGCGAACGCACTCGGGTGCCTGGAACCCGGCGTTCTCGACCACCACGGACGGCTGCGCGCGCACGGGATCCGCCGCCGCCAGCACGGCGATCACCAACCATCTCGTTCTCATCACCGCTCCTCCAGGGTCTGCGTTTCCGGGGATTGTCCGCGGAGGGAACACTGACGAAGGCGGGGATTGCCGTCAATCTTGATCGGCCCGTCAACCCCGGACGAGGTGGAGTTGATTCATCGATCAAGATTGACAGCAGAATCGCGGGCCACCGAGATTGCCCGTGAGAGCAGGGATTCCACCTCCGGCACGGGAGAACACATGGCTGCGAAGAGCGTGGAGCTTGGCGTGCTCGCGGCGTACGTCGATGGCGAGACCGAGCGGTGGCGGGAGTGGTTCCAGGCGGCACCCGCGGAGGTGCTGGACCTGCCCCTCGGAGCGGGTGCGGAGGGAACGCTGCGCACCCTCGTCAAGCACATCTTCGCGGTCGAGCTTCGATACGCGCAGCGGCTGGCCGGCGAGGCGGTGACGGGCTACGAGCAGCTGCCGGACCGAACGGTCCAGGAGCTGTGGCGCATCCACCGCACGGCCGCAGCCATCCGCGACCGCTTCCTGCGCGAAGCCGCTCCCGAGTCCCTGGACCGGGTGCTGGTTTCGGACACCCGCAAGCTGGGCCGCATCGAATCGCGGGCGCA
Encoded here:
- a CDS encoding DinB family protein is translated as MAAKSVELGVLAAYVDGETERWREWFQAAPAEVLDLPLGAGAEGTLRTLVKHIFAVELRYAQRLAGEAVTGYEQLPDRTVQELWRIHRTAAAIRDRFLREAAPESLDRVLVSDTRKLGRIESRAHVVLVHTFIHGIRHWAQVAAVLRQHGHGGLWEHDWLLSPEVQPPGTTP
- a CDS encoding GNAT family protein; protein product: MRVEKTTLRGSRIVLEPLCERHLPGLAAAIEDGSLWEIPVTVVPHPRDLGPFLHDARAQFAAGSELAFTIVDGASGAVVGSTRFRSIAAAHRRVEIGFTFIARTWQRTYANTEAKYLMMAHAFKRWRCNRVEFVTDVLNTASRRALARIGAREEGVLRSHMVMRDGRIRDSAVYSVVAAEWPRVRDGLRGRLENA